Proteins encoded by one window of Clostridium perfringens:
- a CDS encoding bifunctional riboflavin kinase/FAD synthetase — translation MILINNDFKRVVQKSTYVALGSFDGIHKGHLALINKSNELSRKNDSLSMVYTFKNHPRKFINKEGAPKLLVTLHEKIRILEDLKVDLSSFVEFNKKFMELEPEEFIENLIKNYNVRGIVVGFNYRFGHKNKGDVKLLKELCDLKGLELYVIEPFTYKSEVVSSTRIRKALSEGELEDANNMLGRYFSLNGEVVSGKKIGRTINFPTANLKNNDEIILPKIGVYYTNVEVNGEIYKGITSVGNNPTVNGKNTTVETHILNFDEDIYGKHIKLYFISKIRNEKKFNSLEELKEQLIKDKKFAEESNIKISL, via the coding sequence ATGATTTTAATAAATAATGATTTTAAGAGAGTGGTTCAAAAAAGCACCTATGTAGCTTTAGGGAGTTTTGATGGAATTCATAAAGGTCATTTAGCTTTAATAAACAAAAGTAATGAATTGTCTAGGAAGAACGATTCATTAAGTATGGTATATACATTTAAAAATCATCCAAGAAAATTTATAAACAAGGAAGGTGCACCAAAACTTTTAGTAACTTTACATGAAAAAATAAGAATTCTTGAAGACTTAAAAGTTGATTTAAGTAGTTTTGTTGAGTTTAATAAAAAGTTTATGGAACTAGAACCAGAAGAGTTTATAGAAAATCTTATAAAAAACTATAATGTACGAGGAATTGTTGTTGGATTTAACTATAGATTTGGCCATAAAAATAAAGGTGATGTTAAGTTACTTAAGGAATTATGTGATTTAAAGGGATTAGAACTTTACGTTATAGAGCCCTTTACATATAAATCAGAAGTAGTTAGTTCAACAAGAATAAGAAAAGCTTTATCAGAAGGAGAGCTAGAAGATGCTAATAATATGTTAGGTAGGTATTTCTCATTAAATGGTGAAGTGGTAAGTGGAAAGAAAATAGGTAGAACAATTAATTTTCCAACAGCAAATTTAAAGAATAATGATGAAATAATCCTTCCTAAGATAGGAGTTTATTATACTAATGTAGAAGTTAATGGAGAAATTTATAAAGGTATAACTTCAGTTGGGAATAATCCTACTGTAAATGGTAAGAATACTACAGTAGAGACTCACATACTAAATTTTGATGAAGATATATATGGAAAGCATATAAAACTTTACTTTATAAGTAAGATAAGAAATGAAAAAAAATTTAATTCTTTAGAAGAATTAAAAGAACAACTAATTAAGGATAAAAAATTCGCAGAAGAAAGTAACATAAAAATTTCTTTGTAA
- the rpsO gene encoding 30S ribosomal protein S15 — MDKIRKQEIIAKHARHEGDTGSPEVQIALLTERINSLTDHLRTHKKDHHSRRGLLMMVGQRRGLLNYLYEQDIERYRAIIKELGLRR; from the coding sequence ATGGATAAAATAAGAAAACAAGAAATAATAGCTAAACATGCAAGACACGAAGGAGACACTGGTTCACCAGAAGTTCAAATCGCGTTATTAACAGAAAGAATAAACTCTTTAACTGATCACTTAAGAACACACAAAAAAGACCACCACTCAAGAAGAGGTCTTTTAATGATGGTTGGACAAAGAAGAGGTTTATTAAACTACTTATATGAGCAAGATATCGAAAGATACAGAGCTATAATCAAAGAATTAGGATTAAGAAGATAA
- a CDS encoding polyribonucleotide nucleotidyltransferase → MNHTHETIIAGRPMKVEFGKLGMLSDAAILMSYGDTVILTNVNASEKPREGIDFFPLSVEYEERLYSVGKIPGGFIKREGKPSEKAILNGRAIDRPLRPLFPKGYRNDVQVVCTVVSVENDNLPEILAINAASMALCLSSIPFTTPVAAVQVGLIGEEFILNPTSKEREESSLQLTVCATKERVMMIEAGGDEIPEDTMINAIKFGFDKCQDIIKFQEEAVSMFGKEKKVPELHKVPEEIEEAVREFAFDMISESMHITDRDERNAAMDEVKAKINEEFEEKYPDNMSDIGEAVYDMQKEVVRHMLLKEGKRPDGRAFDEVRNIGCEVGLLPRTHGTGLFTRGLTQVMTVATLGSISEIQILDGIGEEESKRYMHHYNFPAYSVGEVRPLRGPGRREIGHGALAERALEPLIPSEAKFPYTIRLVSEVLSSNGSTSQASVCGSTLALLDAGVPIKRPAAGIAMGLITSKDLTEEEVLTDIQGLEDFFGDMDFKVAGTEEGITSIQVDTKIKGLSEKVIHDAIYGARKARLMILDKIKECIPAPREEVSKYAPKTSTLQIDPEKIRDVIGAGGKVINKIIADTGVKIDIKEDGLVYVSSAESEGVKEAVKIIEGLTKEVKAGEIYLGKVTKIAQFGAFVEVLPNKEGLVHISKLDNKRVEKVEDVVSVGDEILVKVTEIDSQGRINLSRKDAIKEAEEENKQQ, encoded by the coding sequence ATGAATCATACCCATGAAACTATCATAGCAGGAAGACCGATGAAAGTTGAGTTCGGGAAATTAGGAATGCTTTCAGATGCTGCTATATTAATGAGTTATGGTGATACAGTAATATTAACAAATGTAAATGCATCAGAAAAACCAAGAGAGGGAATAGACTTTTTCCCACTAAGTGTTGAATACGAAGAGAGATTATATTCAGTTGGTAAAATACCAGGTGGATTTATAAAAAGAGAAGGAAAACCTTCAGAGAAAGCTATACTAAATGGTAGAGCTATAGACAGACCTTTAAGACCTTTATTCCCAAAAGGATATAGAAATGATGTTCAAGTAGTATGTACAGTTGTTTCAGTAGAAAATGATAACCTTCCTGAAATACTAGCTATAAATGCTGCCTCAATGGCATTATGTTTATCAAGCATACCTTTTACTACTCCAGTGGCTGCAGTTCAAGTAGGATTAATAGGAGAAGAATTCATACTAAACCCTACTTCAAAGGAAAGAGAAGAAAGTTCACTTCAATTAACTGTTTGCGCAACTAAGGAAAGAGTTATGATGATTGAAGCTGGTGGAGATGAAATCCCAGAAGATACAATGATTAATGCTATCAAATTTGGTTTTGATAAGTGTCAAGATATAATAAAATTCCAAGAAGAAGCTGTAAGTATGTTCGGTAAAGAGAAAAAAGTGCCAGAACTACATAAAGTACCAGAAGAAATAGAAGAAGCTGTAAGAGAATTTGCTTTTGATATGATTAGTGAGTCAATGCACATTACTGATAGAGATGAAAGAAATGCTGCAATGGACGAAGTTAAAGCTAAAATAAATGAAGAGTTCGAAGAAAAATATCCAGATAACATGTCTGATATTGGAGAAGCAGTTTATGATATGCAAAAAGAAGTCGTAAGACATATGCTTTTAAAAGAAGGAAAAAGACCTGATGGAAGAGCTTTTGATGAGGTAAGAAACATTGGTTGTGAAGTTGGATTACTTCCAAGAACTCATGGAACAGGATTATTTACAAGAGGACTTACTCAAGTAATGACTGTTGCAACTTTAGGATCAATAAGTGAAATTCAAATATTAGATGGTATTGGTGAAGAAGAATCTAAGAGATATATGCATCACTATAACTTCCCAGCATACAGTGTAGGAGAAGTTAGACCATTAAGAGGACCAGGTAGAAGAGAAATTGGTCATGGAGCTTTAGCTGAAAGAGCTTTAGAACCACTTATACCTTCAGAAGCTAAGTTCCCATACACAATAAGATTAGTATCAGAAGTATTAAGCTCAAATGGATCTACTTCACAGGCTTCAGTTTGTGGTAGTACATTAGCACTTTTAGATGCTGGGGTTCCAATAAAGAGACCAGCAGCAGGTATAGCTATGGGATTAATAACTTCAAAAGATTTAACTGAGGAAGAAGTTTTAACTGATATCCAAGGTTTAGAAGATTTCTTTGGAGATATGGACTTTAAAGTAGCTGGAACAGAAGAGGGAATAACTTCAATCCAAGTAGATACTAAAATAAAAGGTCTATCAGAAAAAGTTATACACGATGCTATATATGGAGCAAGAAAAGCAAGATTAATGATCTTAGATAAGATTAAAGAATGCATACCAGCTCCAAGAGAAGAAGTTTCAAAATATGCACCTAAAACATCAACTCTACAAATAGATCCTGAGAAAATCAGAGATGTAATTGGGGCTGGTGGAAAAGTTATAAACAAGATTATAGCTGACACTGGTGTTAAAATAGATATAAAAGAAGATGGATTAGTTTATGTTTCATCAGCTGAATCAGAAGGTGTTAAAGAAGCTGTTAAAATAATAGAAGGTTTAACTAAAGAGGTTAAAGCTGGAGAAATTTATTTAGGTAAAGTTACAAAAATTGCTCAATTTGGTGCCTTTGTTGAGGTATTACCTAATAAAGAAGGATTAGTTCATATTTCTAAGTTAGATAATAAGAGAGTAGAAAAAGTTGAGGATGTAGTATCTGTTGGAGATGAAATCTTAGTTAAGGTAACAGAAATAGATTCTCAAGGTAGAATAAATCTTTCAAGAAAAGATGCAATAAAAGAAGCTGAAGAAGAAAATAAACAGCAATAG
- a CDS encoding YlmC/YmxH family sporulation protein, translating into MSNNVRYLSEIERYEIININDGEKYSGLINNDVIIDEEGKLKYLIVNLGGGKFNLFNSDEYLEIEWENVKRIGAKTIILDVDSDMIKKTKL; encoded by the coding sequence ATGAGTAATAATGTTAGATATTTAAGCGAAATAGAAAGATATGAAATTATAAACATAAATGATGGTGAAAAGTATAGCGGACTTATAAATAATGATGTTATTATAGATGAAGAAGGAAAGCTAAAATATTTAATAGTAAACTTAGGTGGTGGCAAGTTTAATCTTTTTAACTCAGATGAATACTTAGAAATCGAGTGGGAAAATGTAAAAAGAATAGGAGCTAAAACCATAATATTAGATGTAGATAGTGATATGATAAAAAAAACTAAGCTGTAG
- the dapG gene encoding aspartate kinase, with amino-acid sequence MKIVVQKFGGTSVSTKERRTMVVEKVKGAINKGYLPVVVVSAMGRKGEPYATDTLLGLVSEEFKKENKLATDLLMGCGEIISTVVMSDELREAEIEAVPLTGGNAGILTDDNYSSADFIDINPKLILEVLKEGKVPVVAGFQGVDRNGFLTTLGRGGSDTTAAVLGVALKAEEIEIYTDVDGIMTADPRIVGDAELINKISYNEVFQLADQGAKVIHPRAVEIAMKGNVTLVIKNTMSTCIGTMIDSLGDVDNNKFITGITHQGNRIQVSIKSDDNKDNINYKTILESLANNKISLDLINIFPKEKVFTIDASVKELFEDIMRKNNLKYSLVEDLSTIAIVGSRMRGIPGVMAKIVGALDNENIEVLQTADSHMTIWCLVESKNVREAIKALHRVFMK; translated from the coding sequence TTGAAAATAGTAGTACAAAAATTTGGTGGTACTTCTGTATCAACAAAAGAAAGAAGAACTATGGTTGTAGAAAAGGTAAAAGGGGCAATAAATAAAGGATATTTACCAGTGGTTGTTGTATCTGCTATGGGAAGAAAAGGAGAACCTTATGCAACTGATACACTTTTAGGATTAGTATCAGAAGAGTTTAAAAAAGAAAATAAATTAGCTACTGATTTACTTATGGGATGTGGAGAAATTATAAGCACTGTTGTCATGAGTGATGAATTAAGAGAGGCAGAAATAGAAGCAGTTCCTTTAACAGGAGGAAATGCAGGAATACTTACAGATGATAATTATTCAAGTGCTGATTTTATAGATATAAATCCTAAATTAATATTAGAAGTTCTTAAAGAAGGAAAAGTGCCTGTTGTTGCAGGATTCCAAGGAGTTGATAGAAATGGGTTCTTAACTACTTTAGGAAGAGGCGGAAGTGATACTACGGCAGCGGTTTTAGGAGTTGCATTAAAGGCTGAAGAAATTGAAATATATACAGATGTTGATGGAATAATGACTGCTGACCCAAGAATAGTTGGAGATGCTGAGCTTATAAATAAAATAAGCTACAATGAAGTATTCCAATTAGCAGATCAAGGGGCTAAGGTAATTCATCCAAGAGCTGTAGAAATAGCAATGAAAGGAAATGTAACCTTAGTAATAAAGAATACTATGAGTACTTGCATTGGTACAATGATAGATAGTCTAGGGGATGTAGATAATAATAAGTTCATAACTGGAATAACTCATCAAGGAAATAGAATTCAAGTTTCTATAAAATCTGATGACAATAAAGATAATATAAATTATAAGACTATTTTGGAAAGCCTTGCAAATAATAAAATAAGTTTAGACTTAATCAATATCTTCCCTAAAGAAAAAGTATTTACAATAGATGCAAGTGTTAAAGAATTATTTGAAGATATTATGAGAAAAAATAATTTAAAATATAGTTTAGTAGAAGATTTAAGCACTATAGCTATAGTTGGTTCAAGAATGAGAGGAATTCCAGGAGTTATGGCTAAAATAGTAGGTGCTTTAGACAATGAAAACATAGAAGTTTTACAAACAGCAGATTCACATATGACAATTTGGTGTCTTGTTGAAAGTAAAAATGTAAGAGAAGCTATAAAAGCACTTCATAGAGTCTTTATGAAATAA
- a CDS encoding ClpP family protease, protein MEHNKENENKSIEEIKEMGAVLPEHKKEDSNIQVLTIIGQIEGHSVQPPQTKTTKYEHMIPQLIDIEQNDRIKGILFVLNTVGGDVEAGLAIAEMIRSLKKPTVSLVIGGGHSIGVPLATASQYSFISPSATMIIHPIRMNGLVIGVPQTFKYFNKMQERINDFIIRTSGIKLDVLKKMMMQTDELLNDMGTILVGEEAVKCGLINEVGGVKEALDKLNSLIEAYNVEP, encoded by the coding sequence ATGGAACATAACAAAGAAAATGAAAATAAAAGTATAGAAGAAATAAAAGAAATGGGAGCAGTTTTACCTGAGCATAAGAAAGAAGATTCTAATATACAGGTTTTAACAATAATAGGACAAATTGAAGGACATAGTGTTCAACCGCCACAAACTAAAACAACTAAGTATGAGCATATGATTCCTCAACTAATTGATATAGAACAAAATGATAGAATAAAAGGTATATTATTTGTTTTAAATACTGTTGGAGGGGATGTTGAAGCAGGGTTAGCAATTGCTGAGATGATAAGAAGCCTAAAAAAACCAACAGTATCCTTAGTTATTGGGGGAGGTCATTCCATAGGAGTTCCTCTAGCAACTGCATCCCAATATTCCTTTATTTCTCCATCAGCTACAATGATAATACATCCAATAAGAATGAATGGACTTGTAATAGGAGTTCCTCAAACATTTAAATATTTTAATAAAATGCAAGAGAGAATAAATGATTTTATAATAAGGACATCAGGAATCAAATTAGATGTACTAAAAAAGATGATGATGCAAACAGATGAACTTTTAAACGATATGGGAACAATATTAGTTGGAGAAGAAGCAGTTAAATGCGGATTAATAAACGAAGTTGGCGGTGTTAAGGAAGCCTTAGATAAGTTAAATAGCTTAATAGAAGCTTATAATGTAGAACCATAG